Genomic window (Tachysurus fulvidraco isolate hzauxx_2018 chromosome 20, HZAU_PFXX_2.0, whole genome shotgun sequence):
AGTTCAACTTTCTCATGCCATGCAAGTACATATAAGGTATTAAACATGTATAAGTTCCTCCTATATAGCTGATTATTTCTGCTACTATAGTGGAGTCGTAAATGGTGATGGTAATGCTGAGCGTTAGGTGAATTAGCCAGCAGATGAGGAAAACGGTGGCCACGGTCACCACGCTCTTGGCAGCCCTAACCTGATTACTTGCAGAGGAGCTGGATTTGTCTTTAGACTTTTGGACCCCTTGTCGTTGGTCTTGGACGTTATTTACAACATTGGATGTTCTGTCTTTGGAGGTGGTTTCTGGAGGCGGcttcttttcatttccttttctacTAAACACGTTTGTGGAATTTTTCACCCGTCTCTCATTCTGTACAAGTGTGACTGCAATTTGGATGCTTGCAAAAACAATGCCAATGATCGGAACAAGATTTGCCAGTGTAAGGTACACCATCTCATAGGCTTGCCTGGCATCTTGGAATGAGGATCGTTCCATGCAGTCACTGAAACTTTGGTTCAAAATGTCtgaagagatgaaaaaaaaatgagggaTACTGAATACTGTCGCAAAAGCCCAGCTCCCTGTCAGCAGTGCTGTGATGAGGTGGAGGTTGTCCATCTGCACAGGAGCTCCTCCACGCTTCAGAGAGCCCACAAGCTTCTGATGCCAGTACACAGTGATGAACATGGTGGTCAAGATGCTGCTGGTCTCCGAGAGGTTGGAGCAGAAACTGAACACAGTGCAGTATCTTCCTGTCCAGTGGACTACAAAGTCTATGGTGTCTGGTAGGTCCACCAAGTAATTGGTAATCAAATTGGACACAGCCAAGTTGACAAATAGGATGTCGTTAGTTCGGAGCTGAGATCTGGATTTTGGTATAGAACGAAAAGCCAACCAGTTGTTACCAAGGATTCCAAAAAAGCACATGGATGCTCTTATTAAAGGCTTTATCCAGTCGTTCGTATTCATCTTAAAGAGGGACCAGGTTCTTCTAGAAATAAGTGGAGTAACGGTTTAAATACGTTGATGCTTTGGTTTCCTTGTTGTCATGTGCGCTGATTTTAAGCTGTCAGATAATGACGACATCAGGACCTCGCATCTCCTCCCGCGATGTCAGGAGCTTCAATTCCACCCCACCTAACCTGAAGGCATTTATTTTTCTGAGCATCTAGGATGGCTCACCTTATTCCACCATCCCTCAACATTAAAGACCATCATCTGGAATTTTCTGATGGTGATGGAATGAACATTTCTCAGCTGTCTTCAAAACAAGACACAAGATCCTTAAGGCCTGTTTACAGCGGActgaaaaaaagactttttttttttaaactgtttttgctgttaatataaaaattattaaaatatttataaggaTAATACTGTAAATTTAAACAGGACTTACAATATAACAAATAACTGATAAGCTTTGACTACTCCACTCTATAGATTTACAAGTTTGTAGAATATTTCCTTCTCTCCAGATGTTAATTGCCAACATGTTTGGTCATTATTGTTGCTTTCCTTGCCTGGTTTTTAGAtggtttttaatctgcttttggaTTTTGCCCTTTTAAATCCAACACAGGTATTagtttgattttattaatgTCGTTTTGAAGAAAAGGACCAGGATTCTGCTTGTAAagaatatttattacaatattgaTTATTGGCTCAGTTTCAGATCTGAGTGCAAGTCCACCTTTGCActtatactatactgtacaatctaTACTGCTACCagtcattcattttaaactgattGTTTTACAGGTAAATGTGGTGTTTTATACTGGATCTAACATTACATTTGACCCCAATGAACTCTTAGATCAATTTAACCATCTTAGCCCCTTCCATGACATGGCAACACCTTGCTGCTGTTTTCTTCACAGGTTCATAATTCTATACATGACAGCATGATTATCGTTGTGTAAATGACACTCAGCAAGGATACAGTGCTAATAAACACAGTGAGCAGTTTCTCCAAATGAAAAagtttttacattaataattgtatattaatttaatgttagaaatatattataagcagacaataaaatgtaaaaaaaaaaaaaaagaaaagaagaaaaaaaattagtacagatatgcttttttttccacttacaGTCTATTTTCATTCAGTTTTTCCATTGTGTACAGCATTATAATCACATCACAACTCACAGAGCTACTCCTCGCTCTTGACCCCATCATGTGTCCTTAACATGTCGAGCAGGTCAGCTTTTGCACACCGTACAGATAAATATAAGGAATGGTGCTTATATAGGATGCACCTATAAAGCTCTCTATGTCCGATATCACACTGGTTGGTGAGATGGAATCGGTTATTCTGACAATGAGGTGAGTTGTCCAACAAATTAAGAAAAGAATGGCCACTGCCATCACGCTCTTGGCAGCCCTCACCAAACCTCCTGTTTTAGCTTGTGCCTTGGACTTGGTAACTGTTGATACATTATTGGTGTTGTCTTCACTTTTGTTGTTTGAGGCGTTCCCTTCATTTTTTACTTCTTCACCCATATTCTTCATTCTATTTTCATTCTCTATCAGCGTAATCGCAATCTGGCTGCTTGCATAAAGAACCACACAAATTGGAAACACATTTGTGAGTATCGTGTACACTATATTGTAGGCTTGCTCGGCTTCTGCCGATGGCAGCACTTCCTCACATTCTGCGGCAGTCATGTTCCCACTGCTTACACCGGATAACACAAAATGAGGAAGGTTGAAGAAAAATGAGAAGGTCCAGGTTGCTGTCAGCAGCATGGCAATGACTTGGAGGTTATCCATTCGTACAGGAGCTCCTCCATGCTTCAGAGAGCCCACAAGCTTCTGATGCCAGTAAACAGTTATTACTGTGGTGGTCAAAAGGCTGCTGGTCTCCGAGAATTCAGGTAGGAAAAATCGAAATCTGCAAAACAAATTTCCCACAGGCATATCTTCGTTTTCGAAAATGTCGAGGGTGTCCACCATATAATTAGTGATCAGATTGGATACAGCCAAGTTTATAAAGAGAGCTTCGCTAGTTCGAAGCTGAGAAATAGATTTTGGCAG
Coding sequences:
- the LOC113638314 gene encoding gonadotropin-releasing hormone II receptor-like, translated to MDTESLIKTIIRGIMCLAGIIGNNWLCISSLPKSISQLRTSEALFINLAVSNLITNYMVDTLDIFENEDMPVGNLFCRFRFFLPEFSETSSLLTTTVITVYWHQKLVGSLKHGGAPVRMDNLQVIAMLLTATWTFSFFFNLPHFVLSGVSSGNMTAAECEEVLPSAEAEQAYNIVYTILTNVFPICVVLYASSQIAITLIENENRMKNMGEEVKNEGNASNNKSEDNTNNVSTVTKSKAQAKTGGLVRAAKSVMAVAILFLICWTTHLIVRITDSISPTSVISDIESFIGASYISTIPYIYLYGVQKLTCSTC
- the LOC113638315 gene encoding alpha-1B adrenergic receptor-like, with protein sequence MNTNDWIKPLIRASMCFFGILGNNWLAFRSIPKSRSQLRTNDILFVNLAVSNLITNYLVDLPDTIDFVVHWTGRYCTVFSFCSNLSETSSILTTMFITVYWHQKLVGSLKRGGAPVQMDNLHLITALLTGSWAFATVFSIPHFFFISSDILNQSFSDCMERSSFQDARQAYEMVYLTLANLVPIIGIVFASIQIAVTLVQNERRVKNSTNVFSRKGNEKKPPPETTSKDRTSNVVNNVQDQRQGVQKSKDKSSSSASNQVRAAKSVVTVATVFLICWLIHLTLSITITIYDSTIVAEIISYIGGTYTCLIPYMYLHGMRKLNCSSRG